Genomic segment of Candidatus Flexicrinis affinis:
CGAACACATCCGCTTCGTCTTTGATCAAGCCGCGATCGAAGAAGAGCTTGACCGTCTGCGGTCCCATTCCCTCGATATCCATCGCCCCGCGTGAGACGAAGTACTCCACCTGCCGGAACACGCGCTCAGGGCACTGCGGGTTGGTGCAGTAGTAATCGACCGCGCCCTCCGGCTGAACCACTGGCGAGTCGCAGTGCGGGCAGCGGTCGGGCGGCGTGATCGGCGTCTCGTCACCGGTGCGCGCGTCGAGGATTGGACCGATGACGTACGGGATGACGTCGCCGCTGCGCTTGATCACGACGCGGTCTCCGATGCGGATATCGAGGTTCCGCACAAAGTCGTAGTTGTGCAGCGTCGCGTTGACGACCGTGACGCCGCCGACGAACACCGGCTCAAGCTGGGCCGTCGGCGTGAGCTTTCCCGTTCGTCCGACGTTGTGGGTTACGCCGACAAGCGTTGTCGATGCCTCCTCAGACGGGAACTTGAACGCCGTCGCTCCGCGCGGGTCTTTTCCCACAACGCCCAACTCGGCCGCGATGCGCAGGTCATTGACCTTGATCACCAAACCGTCGATCTCGTAGTCGAGTTGGTTTCTGCGGGATATCCACGTGGGTATCTGCTGGATAATGTCGGAAAGTGTGGGAAAGTGTTGGGAAGACTGTGGGATAGTAAAGCCAATATCCCGCAGGTATTCCAACGTTTCCCACTGCGTGCGTGTGGGATAACGGTCCGCAGCGACGATGGCGTAGATAAACGCGGTCAGCGGTCTGCCTGCCGTGATACGGGAATCTTTCTGCTTTAGGGTGCCGGAGGCCGTGTTGCGCGCGTTGACGTACAGCGGCAGACCCGCCTCTTTCTGCCGTTCGTTCAGCGTGGCGAAGTCGTGCTTGAGGAACATTACCTCGCCGCGCACGACCAGCCGAGACGGCACGTCGCGCGGCGATGCGGGATTCGCTGGAATCCGCAGTGGGATACTGCGGATCGTGCGGACGTTCGCCGTCACGTCGTCACCGACGAGGCCGTTGCCACGCGTCGCAGCGCGCGTCAGCACGCCGTTCTCGTACGTGATGACGAGGGTCAACCCGTCGAGCTTGGGCTCAAGCGTATAGTCGAGCTGCGTATCGGCCGGCAGCAGCCTGAGGTTGCGCTGCTCCCACTCCTGAATCTCGTCCTCGGTGAAGCAGTTCGACAGGCTCAGGATCGGCGCGGCGTGGGTGAGCTTGGGAAAGTCGCCCTGCAAGTCGCTGCCCGCACGCTGAGTCGGAGAGTCGGGCGTGATCAGCTCGGGATGGGCGGCCTCGAGCGCGACCAGCTCGTGATACAGCCGATCAAACTCGGCATCCGGAATAATCGGCGCGTTGAGGATGTAGTACCGGTAGATGTGCTCGTTGATTTCCTTGCGGAGTTCTGCGGCGCGTTCGGCGTCGTTCATCGGCCAGTCCTCAAGGCAGGGTAGCGGGTTCAAGATAGTTGGAGGCCGCCCATCCGCTGCGGCCCGAAGACGGATCGTCGATGCGCCACCACGTCAAGCCATCGGCTTGTGACGGGCCGTCGCCGATGATGAAGTAGGAACCTTCCGGCGCGCGGAAAAGGATTTGCGTGTCGACTACTCCGGGCTGACTGCGCACGTTAAGCTGTTGATCGCCGACGTCGACAACTCGAATCGTCTTGCCGATGGCGATTTGCTCCGGGGTCGGCGTAAAGACGATCGGCGGCAGGGTGGGGCCGATCATCGCAAGCTGGCTGGCGCGGGTTTGTTCGACCACCAGCACAGGAGCGCCGGCTTCGAGTGGCGCCGACTGCGCCGTAAGCAGCAGCTCGGGTGGCGCTGTGCGCACGACCAGCGTGATCGGCGCTGCAGGTGGCGTTTGGCCGCCCAGCGCGAGGAACGCGGCAACCGCGCCAGCAACACACAGAAGCGTTATCGCCGTCACGGCCGCGCACGACCAAAGCGGCGGCATCAGGCCCGGCGGACGGGGTGAGGGCGGTGCGTGCATTTAGCGGCCGCGCCCCTTGGCCCACGCGAGAAACTCGTCGGCGGACAGTGCATTCAGGACATCGCTGGCGGCTACCCAGCCTCGCCGTGCCGTCAATACGCCGTACGGGAGA
This window contains:
- the ligA gene encoding NAD-dependent DNA ligase LigA translates to MNDAERAAELRKEINEHIYRYYILNAPIIPDAEFDRLYHELVALEAAHPELITPDSPTQRAGSDLQGDFPKLTHAAPILSLSNCFTEDEIQEWEQRNLRLLPADTQLDYTLEPKLDGLTLVITYENGVLTRAATRGNGLVGDDVTANVRTIRSIPLRIPANPASPRDVPSRLVVRGEVMFLKHDFATLNERQKEAGLPLYVNARNTASGTLKQKDSRITAGRPLTAFIYAIVAADRYPTRTQWETLEYLRDIGFTIPQSSQHFPTLSDIIQQIPTWISRRNQLDYEIDGLVIKVNDLRIAAELGVVGKDPRGATAFKFPSEEASTTLVGVTHNVGRTGKLTPTAQLEPVFVGGVTVVNATLHNYDFVRNLDIRIGDRVVIKRSGDVIPYVIGPILDARTGDETPITPPDRCPHCDSPVVQPEGAVDYYCTNPQCPERVFRQVEYFVSRGAMDIEGMGPQTVKLFFDRGLIKDEADVFALTAEDLQGLDGFAEKRIENLLKSIDTAKGRPLAQVLSSLGIDGVGSTVAESLAAHFHTVDALAAASPDVVQEVEGIGPILAANIAAWFSDPLHAHLIQRMKEAGVQFASAAPVTESDSLAGLTFVLTGTLPTLSREQAEAMIKAHGGKISGSVSKKTSYVLMGESPGSKADKARQLGVPIIDEARLKQMVAG
- a CDS encoding SH3 domain-containing protein — encoded protein: MHAPPSPRPPGLMPPLWSCAAVTAITLLCVAGAVAAFLALGGQTPPAAPITLVVRTAPPELLLTAQSAPLEAGAPVLVVEQTRASQLAMIGPTLPPIVFTPTPEQIAIGKTIRVVDVGDQQLNVRSQPGVVDTQILFRAPEGSYFIIGDGPSQADGLTWWRIDDPSSGRSGWAASNYLEPATLP